A stretch of the Papaver somniferum cultivar HN1 chromosome 6, ASM357369v1, whole genome shotgun sequence genome encodes the following:
- the LOC113285477 gene encoding purine permease 3-like codes for MATSTMNIELSETLGPNQNGNSMPHVEETIKAKNWLLLIINCALVFCGVIGCPLLMRLYYLHGGSRKWLTASLEAAGFPVLIFPLIFLYIKSKSSTQNNDQSASFCMEPKLFLWSAIVGIGYGVAHFMYAWGFSYLPVSTSTILSATQLCFTAFFAWLIVKQKITAFIINAVVIMTLGSVLLGINTDGDRPIGVSKAQYLLGFLLTLAASVLCGFMMPLIELAYSKATRNITYATLLQFQITLSLFATGLDVIGMLINKDFQAIHREADEFGLGKSKYYMILIFTALTSQLASVGFLGVILYTNALFIGIYGSVLLPFIEVAGVIFFHESFTGLKGMALALCLWGFSSYFYGEYKMMKKAGNNKSAVEKIDEKVENEPKRSDDQEAPYNNTV; via the exons ATGGCTACTTCCACGATGAACATTGAATTATCAGAGACTCTAGGGCCAAACCAAAATGGCAATTCAATGCCCCATGTAGAAGAAACAATCAAAGCCAAAAACTGGCTGTTACTCATTATTAATTGCGCGTTAGTTTTTTGTGGCGTTATAGGATGTCCTCTCTTAATGAGACTATACTATCTTCATGGTGGTAGTCGTAAATGGCTTACTGCTAGTTTGGAAGCTGCTGGTTTCCCAGTTCTCATATTTCCTCTCATTTTTCTCTATATTAAATCGAAATCGTCAACGCAGAACAACGATCAAAGTGCTTCCTTCTGTATGGAACCAAAACTGTTTCTTTGGAGTGCCATAGTTGGAATTGGGTATGGTGTTGCTCATTTCATGTACGCATGGGGTTTCTCTTATCTCCCAGTATCAACTTCGACAATTCTATCTGCAACTCAGCTGTGTTTTACAGCATTTTTCGCATGGTTGATcgtgaaacaaaagattacagCATTTATTATAAATGCTGTCGTTATAATGACACTTGGATCGGTTTTGTTGGGTATTAATACTGACGGCGATAGACCAATTGGCGTATCGAAGGCTCAATATTTACTGGGGTTTCTTTTAACGTTGGCTGCTTCTGTTTTATGTGGCTTCATGATGCCTTTAATTGAGCTTGCTTACAGTAAAGCAACAAGAAATATCACATATGCTACTTTGTTGCAGTTCCAAATCACACTTAGCCTGTTTGCAACCGGCTTGGACGTCATTGGGATGCTTATAAACAAGGATTTTCAG GCAATACATAGAGAAGCAGACGAATTCGGGCTTGGGAAAAGCAAGTACTATATGATACTAATCTTCACCGCATTAACATCCCAGTTAGCATCTGTTGGATTCCTAGGCGTGATTTTGTATACAAATGCTCTTTTCATTGGTATATACGGATCAGTTCTCCTTCCATTCATCGAAGTAGCAGGCGTCATATTTTTCCATGAGAGTTTCACAGGATTAAAAGGAATGGCATTGGCGTTATGTCTTTggggtttctcttcctatttctATGGAGAGTACAAGATGATGAAGAAAGCGGGTAATAATAAAAGTGCAGTCGAGAAAATTGACGAGAAAGTCGAAAATGAGCCCAAAAGATCAGATGATCAAGAAGCACCATACAATAATACTGTATGA